A section of the Pseudomonas sp. FP453 genome encodes:
- a CDS encoding MarR family winged helix-turn-helix transcriptional regulator — protein sequence MLDLKNPAAQQEAMQAFFFGYQAFTAKADEMLERRGLSRVHQRIVFFIARYPTLSVKELLELLGVSKQALNMPLRQLQEMHLVNSVASETDKRKRLLELSEEGQRFEQSLRREQVKLLQRAFSDVGEQAVAGWLAVNQALSAAN from the coding sequence ATGCTTGACCTTAAAAACCCAGCCGCCCAACAAGAAGCCATGCAAGCGTTCTTCTTCGGCTACCAGGCCTTCACCGCCAAGGCCGACGAAATGCTCGAACGCCGTGGCTTGAGCCGGGTGCACCAGCGCATCGTATTTTTTATCGCGCGTTACCCGACGTTGAGCGTGAAAGAGCTGCTGGAACTGCTCGGAGTAAGCAAGCAGGCGCTGAATATGCCGCTGCGCCAATTGCAGGAAATGCACCTGGTGAACAGCGTCGCGTCCGAGACTGACAAGCGCAAACGCCTGCTGGAGCTGAGCGAAGAAGGCCAGCGTTTCGAACAGTCGTTGCGCCGTGAGCAGGTCAAACTGTTGCAGCGCGCGTTCAGTGATGTCGGCGAACAAGCCGTCGCCGGATGGCTGGCAGTGAATCAGGCACTGAGTGCGGCGAATTAG
- a CDS encoding dermonecrotic toxin domain-containing protein: MSVHSFCGWASTCAPGDRHIKKTVSPQRTTFSLLELALHNLDPQAPWTEWRLNRARYLQPAWQMRLTPRYLMKTLASLDIAGHYQQLIRQVFYPARSSTGLPRPLIDRAARQLARVQLFSATQQGLSLPAQQLFTRAMAPRAATGVPAPTLSFVRLRGHTLAHDRHITGLLVIVDKRSPLCLVYWPSAVHFPVLSEYADWQLARAALNRQGASPDNLRALASLVAPGWEAEALAGYPGYRPAPAISVAPLVKIIPTRLFGHAVLGLYEQISRFVRSFNIKHRVAAAATEAIEVQIREQIDAEPMAWLDIVNTCHCDALAVLAHGRVLEIQRRVHARANTGAALAQYREQRLGEQWEATVRGLLSFVPVLGVGISLYEMLLAARRFHLSGRPEDAVDVAFITLMAFFDVLTSFVPTAKLARPGAALGRGAMRSALRQLHRRQAWMANTLATPQAAAHTLGVLERFKKPFSSEGALALRGAGEKGIYVKNGEQFLVDGEYGYPLYRRRDETGLRIKSPGDQAEGELVLYIREEREWLLGADAPPSPQPGPSSGLWQPFRAQRTTVWQAPSRVALDRAMRQTQVQPQSFQAWAVARELTLTDLLPARGIFQVTVAPPARNYRVLHYNGRYYRVLPEGGNLSFRDLVFITRDQPLAHAAAVDVRYWLEAGLFDQPIPATVSANGQWTFHRPLFSEPLHLALARAFPGMLASSRGFLIERLLELSDPHPRLTATHLLDLKAALDKWLAPNAVGQTDDMLKLLRPLDSTTRTTVYLGDAASTPGFERADFRLRQPLHRSLQLPTQTNLIERSQIMQKAVREVLEQQGFIVRALDKKPGAKATLDYSCTHPHSSNRYYVLTRWANTSSVKLHAAHAMQLTDEWFNRRSVLAHYAKAFEPLKKAMDEGRLVRIIAGIQWTPTEPPTLYFARFGSLKPGATPPRRQSQKRPHSPG; encoded by the coding sequence ATGTCGGTTCACAGTTTCTGCGGCTGGGCAAGTACCTGCGCGCCGGGTGACCGTCATATCAAAAAGACCGTCAGCCCGCAGCGCACCACCTTCAGCCTGCTGGAGCTGGCGCTGCACAATCTCGACCCCCAGGCGCCCTGGACCGAGTGGCGGCTGAACCGTGCGCGGTATTTGCAACCGGCGTGGCAAATGCGCCTGACGCCGCGCTACCTGATGAAGACCCTGGCATCCCTGGACATTGCCGGTCACTACCAACAGCTGATCCGCCAAGTGTTTTACCCGGCGCGGTCCTCCACGGGATTGCCACGGCCGCTGATTGATCGTGCGGCGCGACAGCTCGCCCGGGTGCAGCTGTTTTCGGCTACGCAGCAAGGGCTTTCGCTGCCGGCCCAGCAGCTGTTTACCCGCGCCATGGCGCCACGGGCGGCAACCGGCGTGCCCGCGCCGACCCTGAGTTTTGTGCGTTTGCGCGGGCATACCCTGGCCCATGATCGGCACATAACCGGCCTGTTGGTGATCGTCGACAAGCGCTCGCCACTCTGCCTGGTGTACTGGCCGAGCGCAGTGCATTTCCCGGTGTTGAGCGAGTACGCGGATTGGCAATTGGCCAGGGCTGCATTGAATCGCCAGGGGGCCAGCCCTGACAACCTCCGGGCGCTCGCCAGCCTGGTGGCCCCGGGTTGGGAGGCCGAAGCATTGGCTGGCTATCCGGGGTATCGTCCTGCGCCGGCCATCAGCGTGGCGCCGCTGGTCAAAATTATCCCCACGCGCTTGTTCGGGCACGCCGTTCTTGGACTGTACGAGCAGATCAGCCGGTTCGTCCGCTCGTTCAATATCAAGCACCGCGTCGCGGCGGCCGCCACCGAGGCGATCGAGGTGCAGATCCGCGAACAGATCGACGCCGAACCCATGGCTTGGCTGGATATTGTCAATACCTGCCACTGTGATGCCCTGGCGGTGCTGGCCCACGGGCGCGTGCTGGAGATCCAGCGCCGTGTGCACGCCCGCGCCAACACGGGCGCGGCCCTGGCGCAGTACCGCGAACAGCGCCTTGGCGAGCAGTGGGAGGCCACCGTACGTGGGCTTTTGTCCTTCGTGCCTGTGCTAGGGGTGGGCATCAGCCTGTATGAAATGCTGCTCGCCGCGAGGCGTTTCCATCTCAGTGGCCGGCCAGAGGACGCGGTCGATGTGGCGTTTATCACCCTGATGGCGTTTTTTGATGTGCTGACTTCATTCGTGCCAACCGCCAAATTGGCCAGGCCTGGAGCGGCACTGGGCCGGGGTGCGATGCGTTCGGCGCTGCGCCAGCTGCACCGCCGCCAGGCCTGGATGGCAAATACCCTGGCCACGCCGCAGGCGGCTGCGCACACCCTGGGCGTGCTGGAGCGGTTCAAGAAGCCGTTCTCCAGCGAGGGCGCACTTGCATTGCGCGGCGCGGGGGAGAAGGGCATCTACGTGAAAAACGGCGAGCAGTTCCTGGTGGATGGCGAATATGGCTACCCGCTATATCGACGCCGAGATGAAACGGGGCTACGGATCAAAAGCCCGGGCGACCAAGCCGAAGGGGAGTTGGTGCTGTATATCCGCGAGGAGCGGGAGTGGTTGCTGGGGGCTGATGCCCCGCCGTCGCCGCAACCGGGACCCAGTTCAGGGTTGTGGCAGCCGTTCAGGGCGCAGCGCACCACGGTCTGGCAAGCGCCTTCGCGGGTAGCGCTGGATCGGGCCATGCGCCAGACCCAGGTTCAGCCCCAGTCGTTTCAGGCCTGGGCTGTGGCGCGAGAGCTGACATTGACGGACTTGTTGCCCGCACGCGGGATCTTCCAGGTGACTGTCGCCCCTCCGGCGCGCAACTACAGGGTGCTGCACTACAACGGTCGTTACTACCGGGTGCTCCCGGAGGGTGGCAATCTTTCGTTCAGGGACCTGGTGTTCATCACCCGCGATCAGCCCCTGGCGCACGCGGCGGCCGTGGATGTCCGCTATTGGCTGGAAGCGGGCTTGTTCGATCAACCCATACCGGCGACCGTTTCGGCCAATGGTCAGTGGACGTTTCACCGCCCGCTGTTCAGCGAACCGTTGCACCTGGCCCTGGCTCGGGCATTTCCCGGCATGTTGGCGAGCAGTCGTGGATTTTTGATCGAGCGGCTGCTGGAGTTGTCCGACCCGCACCCGCGTCTCACCGCGACCCACCTGCTCGACCTCAAGGCCGCGCTGGATAAGTGGCTGGCGCCCAATGCCGTGGGGCAGACCGACGACATGCTCAAGCTATTGCGTCCCCTCGACAGCACCACGCGTACTACCGTCTATCTGGGGGATGCGGCCTCGACACCCGGGTTCGAGCGTGCGGACTTCCGCTTGCGTCAGCCGCTGCACCGCTCTTTGCAACTGCCCACCCAGACCAACCTGATCGAGCGGTCGCAGATCATGCAAAAGGCTGTTCGAGAGGTGTTGGAGCAGCAGGGGTTTATCGTACGTGCCCTGGACAAGAAACCAGGCGCGAAGGCGACGCTGGATTACAGTTGCACCCATCCACATTCCAGCAACCGGTACTACGTGCTGACGCGCTGGGCCAACACCTCCAGCGTCAAGTTGCATGCCGCTCACGCCATGCAACTGACTGACGAGTGGTTTAACCGGCGCAGCGTGCTGGCGCACTATGCCAAGGCGTTTGAACCGCTGAAAAAGGCCATGGACGAAGGGCGTCTGGTACGGATCATTGCCGGTATCCAATGGACCCCCACAGAACCGCCGACCCTGTATTTTGCCCGGTTCGGCAGCCTCAAGCCCGGAGCAACGCCGCCACGCCGGCAGTCCCAAAAAAGGCCGCACTCACCCGGTTGA
- a CDS encoding LysE family translocator gives MNLETWLLFSGAALIVILIPGPLSLLMISNSLNYGLRRSYPAFLGGVFASICLLSASALGLGALLLASEQLFSALKIAGAAYLFYLAWQSWQQSRQPAKAAEVPYSAPVPRFRALFGRAFVLGASNPKDILFFAAFLPQFLNSQQAFLPQLLIMIATWTALDLLCKLFYGLSAHGAARYLRSGSGQGWFNRVSAAFFGTAGVAALLRA, from the coding sequence ATGAACCTGGAAACCTGGCTACTGTTTAGCGGCGCTGCACTGATCGTGATCCTGATCCCTGGCCCGTTGTCGCTGCTGATGATAAGCAACAGCCTCAACTACGGTCTGCGTCGCTCGTATCCAGCGTTTCTCGGTGGGGTGTTTGCCTCGATCTGCCTGTTGAGCGCCTCGGCCCTGGGCCTGGGCGCGCTGTTGCTGGCGTCCGAACAACTGTTCAGCGCCTTGAAGATTGCAGGCGCGGCGTACCTGTTTTACCTCGCCTGGCAGAGCTGGCAGCAATCACGGCAACCGGCAAAAGCGGCAGAAGTACCGTACAGCGCGCCGGTCCCACGCTTTCGTGCGCTGTTTGGCCGGGCGTTTGTGCTGGGTGCCAGCAACCCCAAGGACATCCTGTTTTTCGCCGCATTCCTGCCGCAATTTCTCAATAGCCAGCAGGCATTTCTCCCACAATTACTGATCATGATCGCCACCTGGACCGCCCTCGACCTGCTGTGCAAGTTGTTCTACGGCCTCAGTGCCCATGGCGCCGCGCGTTACCTGCGCAGCGGCAGCGGCCAGGGCTGGTTCAACCGGGTGAGTGCGGCCTTTTTTGGGACTGCCGGCGTGGCGGCGTTGCTCCGGGCTTGA
- a CDS encoding CitMHS family transporter, which produces MLATLGVITILCLLAAVMSKRLSPLVALIALPIIAALLGGFGLQTSAFIITGIKNVAPVVGMFVFAILFFGIMTDAGMLDPIIDRILRTVGTRPTRIVVGTATLALLVHLDGSGAVTFLVTVPAMLPLYTRLGIDKRILACVCAMAAGVNFLPWTGPVLRSSAALHVPVADLFQPLIPVQIVGLIFVFACAWWLGRREEKRLGLGAGSTVDAMPQRVLSDDDIKLRRPRLFWVNLVLTVLVMVVMIAGWVDPVVMFMLGTVVALCINYPNVDAQRARIDAHAKTALTMASILLAAGVFTGIMQGTGMLKAIAEVAVAQIPAGHGKLIPAVVGFISMPLSMLFDPDSYYFGVMPVIAEVGKALGVDPLQVAQASLLGVHTTGFPVSPLTPATFLLVGLCKIELADHQRFTIPFLFAASVLMTLTALLLGVI; this is translated from the coding sequence ATGCTCGCTACCCTGGGTGTCATTACCATCCTGTGCCTGCTCGCTGCCGTCATGAGCAAACGCCTGTCGCCACTGGTGGCCCTGATCGCCTTGCCGATCATCGCCGCGCTGCTCGGCGGTTTTGGCCTGCAAACCAGTGCCTTCATCATTACCGGTATCAAGAACGTCGCCCCCGTGGTGGGCATGTTTGTGTTTGCTATCCTGTTTTTCGGGATCATGACCGATGCCGGCATGCTCGACCCGATCATCGACCGCATCCTGCGCACCGTCGGCACGCGTCCTACGCGGATTGTCGTGGGCACTGCGACCCTGGCGCTGCTGGTGCACTTGGACGGCTCCGGTGCCGTGACTTTTCTGGTGACGGTGCCGGCGATGCTGCCGTTGTATACGCGGTTGGGCATTGATAAACGCATCCTTGCCTGCGTGTGTGCGATGGCGGCCGGGGTCAACTTCCTGCCGTGGACCGGTCCGGTGCTGCGCTCGTCCGCAGCCCTGCATGTGCCGGTGGCGGACTTGTTCCAGCCGCTGATCCCGGTGCAGATCGTCGGCCTGATCTTTGTCTTCGCCTGTGCCTGGTGGCTCGGCCGCCGCGAAGAAAAACGCCTGGGCCTGGGCGCCGGTTCCACGGTAGATGCCATGCCGCAACGGGTGCTCAGTGACGACGACATCAAGCTGCGTCGCCCGCGTCTGTTCTGGGTCAACCTGGTGCTGACCGTGCTGGTGATGGTGGTGATGATTGCCGGCTGGGTCGATCCGGTGGTGATGTTTATGCTCGGCACCGTGGTGGCGCTGTGCATCAACTACCCCAACGTCGACGCCCAGCGCGCCCGTATCGATGCGCATGCCAAGACCGCCCTGACCATGGCCAGCATCCTGCTCGCCGCCGGGGTGTTCACCGGCATCATGCAAGGCACCGGCATGCTCAAGGCGATTGCCGAAGTGGCGGTGGCGCAGATTCCGGCCGGCCACGGCAAGCTGATCCCGGCGGTGGTGGGCTTTATTTCCATGCCGCTGAGCATGCTGTTTGATCCCGATTCCTACTATTTCGGCGTGATGCCGGTGATCGCCGAAGTCGGCAAGGCCCTGGGCGTCGACCCGCTGCAAGTGGCCCAGGCCTCGCTGCTTGGCGTGCACACCACCGGTTTCCCGGTCAGCCCGCTGACCCCCGCGACCTTCCTGTTGGTGGGCCTGTGCAAGATCGAATTGGCCGATCACCAGCGCTTCACCATCCCTTTTCTGTTTGCCGCGTCGGTGTTGATGACCCTGACCGCGTTGCTCCTGGGAGTGATTTGA
- a CDS encoding NCS2 family permease: MDSRKSEAPTLDLSPPSNSWLERLFKLRLHGTTVRTELIAGLTTFITMAYIIFVNPNIMADAGIDHGAAFVATCIAAALGCLLMGLYANWPVGLAPGMGLNAFFTYTVVGTMGYTWETALGAVFISGVLFMGLTLSRVREWLLNSIPVSLRHAMGAGVGLFLGVIGLKTAGIIVDSPATLIKLGSLHEPAPLLAAVCFLLIAILSYHRVFGAILISIIAVTLAGWGLGLVHYNGMISTPPSLAPTWMAMDVKGVFNISMISVVFAFLFVHMFDTAGTLMGVAQRAGLVNADGKIDNLSRALKADSASSVFGAMVGVPPVTSYVESAAGVAAGGRTGLTAVTVGVLFVAAMFFAPLAGMIPAYATAGALIYVAMLMMASMAHINWDEATDSIPAIVTAIMMPLTFSVADGIALGFITYVALKAGTGKYREISVSLWVLCAIFIAKFIFL; encoded by the coding sequence GTGGATAGCCGCAAATCTGAAGCCCCGACGCTGGACCTCTCCCCGCCCAGCAACAGCTGGCTGGAACGCCTGTTCAAACTGCGCTTGCATGGCACCACAGTGAGGACCGAGTTGATCGCCGGCCTCACCACCTTCATCACCATGGCCTACATCATCTTCGTCAACCCCAACATCATGGCCGACGCCGGCATCGACCACGGCGCGGCGTTCGTCGCCACCTGCATCGCCGCCGCCCTGGGCTGCCTGCTGATGGGCCTGTACGCCAACTGGCCGGTGGGCCTGGCGCCGGGCATGGGCCTGAATGCGTTTTTCACCTACACCGTGGTCGGCACCATGGGCTACACCTGGGAAACCGCGCTGGGTGCGGTGTTTATCTCGGGCGTGCTGTTCATGGGCCTGACCCTGTCGCGGGTGCGTGAGTGGTTGCTCAACAGCATTCCGGTGAGCCTGCGTCATGCCATGGGCGCGGGTGTCGGTTTGTTCCTTGGGGTGATCGGCTTGAAGACAGCCGGGATCATCGTCGATAGCCCGGCCACGTTGATCAAGCTCGGTTCGCTGCATGAACCCGCACCACTGCTGGCGGCGGTGTGCTTCCTGCTGATTGCCATCCTCAGCTACCACCGCGTCTTCGGCGCCATCCTCATCAGCATCATCGCCGTAACCTTGGCCGGCTGGGGCCTGGGCCTGGTGCACTACAACGGCATGATCTCCACCCCACCAAGCCTGGCGCCGACCTGGATGGCCATGGACGTGAAAGGTGTATTCAATATCAGCATGATTAGCGTTGTATTTGCCTTTCTTTTTGTACACATGTTCGATACCGCAGGTACACTGATGGGCGTCGCGCAACGGGCCGGGCTGGTCAATGCCGATGGCAAGATCGATAACCTGTCCCGCGCGTTGAAAGCCGACAGTGCTTCCAGCGTGTTCGGCGCGATGGTCGGTGTGCCACCCGTGACCAGCTACGTGGAAAGCGCCGCCGGTGTTGCCGCTGGCGGTCGTACCGGGCTGACGGCCGTGACCGTGGGTGTGCTGTTTGTGGCCGCGATGTTTTTTGCTCCGCTGGCCGGCATGATTCCGGCCTATGCCACCGCGGGTGCACTGATCTACGTGGCAATGCTGATGATGGCGAGCATGGCGCACATCAACTGGGATGAAGCCACCGACAGCATTCCGGCGATTGTCACGGCAATCATGATGCCGCTGACCTTCTCGGTGGCCGACGGTATCGCCTTGGGCTTTATCACGTACGTGGCGCTCAAGGCGGGCACCGGCAAGTACCGCGAGATTTCGGTGAGCCTGTGGGTGCTGTGCGCGATCTTTATCGCCAAATTCATATTTCTATAA
- a CDS encoding dermonecrotic toxin domain-containing protein, producing MSLDTPDVAPQSFDFDDPGTPQEQRLAAIRTRLTRRINSVRLPSRTVDELYSAHERCTRAAHSLRTLVVRAPRLLSRIRGALRQAFGLDPYSLLFSEPLPPRPTQHRNSLMDRTLALFTEPYPPINLHHFTALSIKGDPGARLPFNAVQALKQVGKLQLVARVGGAVADYWQQLAHGSASSRQERAVELHKAVFAEQAFLAQQLFTLSDAGYTLVKQLWDAPTLAARQQAGGDWATVHAGRIMWPHASAGTLAIPGALHLYRDSTTQVVYLPGLHLGFHEFSSWQQLQAQLPERIKAWLLGDAWQYLPFSRADVATLPPLQPSQTLSGDALAHSLHAMLEQQSANEWAALLSINYALDVPLDAELPSRQAARLMRFIELGRRRAVGTLAWGPALDELLEWDRLRRQPEVILASQCSDLPRGTRALHIRRYEQGLLALLDAKDPARETDAYQVFLQDQEQRQAKAQAVRQWTLDAGERLLQLAFWTERPDGTRNRSALVFAAQLQALRCEAQLMRQLGVIEQTHLDRLLEVLNTPLAAARQGSDTGVLRVCVSGSAPVRYTLRGLMVVTTTAAQGAPARLQPVVLVVSGSHGGLAVFDCLEGLSKSLRASLAGPDDSALWRCIKRDERHAARLAASLTLAVDYVVATHDVLRDDFKALIDAHRQLDKRLAGNDRLFSEISDPALARRVLAQELFEHLQVPDNPLRNAALANVELLRLAARHAKAQPAWLATASAAAKKNHRHLQRRYLGSAMAVEGRLWHILPSLETFARQRLTAQLTADGFFPGVDIDQPLLDMPDDVGSQFLRLGKYLRAG from the coding sequence ATGAGCCTCGATACCCCCGACGTTGCACCGCAATCTTTCGATTTTGACGACCCGGGCACGCCCCAGGAGCAGCGCCTGGCGGCGATTCGTACGCGGCTGACACGGCGCATCAACAGCGTACGCCTGCCCAGTCGCACGGTTGACGAGTTGTACAGCGCCCATGAACGTTGCACACGCGCCGCCCACTCCCTGCGCACCCTGGTCGTGCGCGCGCCCCGGCTGTTGTCGCGGATTCGTGGGGCGCTGCGCCAGGCGTTCGGCCTGGACCCTTACAGCTTGCTGTTCAGTGAGCCGCTGCCACCGCGCCCGACCCAGCATCGCAACAGTCTGATGGACCGGACCCTGGCGCTGTTTACCGAGCCGTATCCGCCGATCAATCTCCATCACTTCACGGCGCTGAGTATCAAGGGCGATCCCGGCGCGAGGTTGCCCTTCAATGCAGTACAGGCGCTGAAGCAGGTCGGCAAACTGCAGTTGGTGGCCCGGGTTGGCGGTGCGGTGGCGGATTATTGGCAGCAACTGGCCCACGGCAGCGCATCATCGCGCCAGGAGCGCGCGGTGGAACTGCACAAAGCTGTGTTTGCCGAGCAGGCTTTCCTGGCGCAGCAGTTGTTCACGTTGTCGGACGCGGGCTACACGTTGGTCAAGCAACTGTGGGACGCGCCCACCCTCGCGGCGCGCCAGCAGGCCGGCGGCGATTGGGCCACGGTGCACGCAGGCCGGATAATGTGGCCCCACGCCAGCGCAGGCACTCTGGCGATCCCCGGGGCGCTGCACCTCTATCGAGACAGCACCACGCAGGTGGTGTACCTGCCGGGCTTGCACCTTGGGTTTCATGAGTTCAGCTCCTGGCAGCAGCTGCAGGCGCAACTGCCCGAGCGGATCAAGGCGTGGTTGCTGGGGGATGCGTGGCAGTACCTGCCCTTTAGCCGGGCGGATGTGGCAACGTTGCCACCGCTGCAGCCCAGCCAGACGCTCAGTGGCGACGCCCTGGCGCATAGCCTGCACGCCATGCTGGAGCAGCAATCGGCCAATGAATGGGCCGCGCTGCTGTCGATCAATTACGCGCTTGACGTGCCCCTCGATGCCGAACTGCCCAGCCGCCAGGCTGCGCGTCTGATGCGGTTCATCGAGCTGGGCCGGCGGCGTGCGGTGGGTACGCTTGCGTGGGGCCCCGCGCTGGATGAGCTATTGGAGTGGGATCGTCTGCGCCGTCAACCCGAGGTTATCCTGGCGAGCCAATGCTCAGACCTGCCGCGCGGCACCCGTGCCCTGCACATCAGGCGTTATGAACAAGGGTTGCTGGCACTGCTGGATGCCAAGGACCCCGCCCGCGAAACCGACGCCTATCAGGTTTTTTTGCAGGATCAGGAGCAGCGACAGGCCAAGGCGCAGGCGGTCAGGCAGTGGACGCTCGATGCCGGTGAGCGCCTGTTGCAACTGGCGTTCTGGACCGAACGCCCGGATGGCACGCGCAACCGTTCAGCGCTGGTGTTTGCGGCCCAGCTCCAGGCGCTGCGATGTGAAGCGCAGCTGATGCGTCAGTTGGGCGTGATCGAGCAAACCCACCTTGATCGCTTGCTCGAAGTGCTCAACACGCCTTTGGCGGCGGCCCGACAAGGCAGCGACACCGGTGTTTTGCGCGTCTGCGTCAGTGGCAGTGCGCCTGTTCGCTACACCCTGAGGGGGCTGATGGTCGTCACCACCACAGCTGCCCAGGGGGCGCCGGCCCGGCTTCAGCCGGTGGTGCTGGTGGTGAGTGGCAGCCATGGCGGCCTGGCAGTGTTTGATTGTCTCGAAGGGTTGTCCAAAAGCTTGCGGGCCAGCCTGGCCGGGCCTGATGACTCGGCGTTGTGGCGCTGTATCAAACGTGATGAACGCCACGCCGCCCGCTTGGCGGCGTCACTGACGCTCGCGGTGGATTACGTTGTCGCGACCCACGATGTACTGCGTGACGATTTCAAGGCGCTGATCGACGCTCATCGGCAGTTGGATAAGCGTCTGGCTGGCAATGATCGATTGTTCAGCGAAATCAGCGATCCGGCATTGGCGCGACGGGTCCTGGCCCAGGAACTGTTTGAGCACCTGCAAGTACCGGACAACCCGCTGCGCAACGCGGCCCTGGCTAACGTCGAGCTGCTCCGGCTGGCGGCGAGGCATGCCAAGGCCCAGCCAGCCTGGCTCGCTACCGCATCTGCGGCCGCTAAAAAAAACCATAGGCACCTGCAACGCCGCTACCTGGGCAGTGCGATGGCGGTGGAGGGCCGCCTGTGGCACATCCTGCCGTCACTGGAGACGTTTGCTCGCCAGCGTCTGACGGCCCAATTGACGGCGGACGGTTTCTTCCCGGGGGTGGATATCGACCAGCCACTGCTGGATATGCCCGACGATGTCGGTTCACAGTTTCTGCGGCTGGGCAAGTACCTGCGCGCCGGGTGA
- the uraH gene encoding hydroxyisourate hydrolase: MGRLTTHVLDAAHGCPGSAIKVELYRVEGAQLELVATTLTNSDGRCDAPLLQGDDYRSGVYQLQFSAGDYYRARGVQLPEPAFLDVVVLRFGISAEQEHYHVPLLISPYSYSTYRGS, translated from the coding sequence ATGGGACGTTTGACCACACACGTTTTGGACGCCGCACACGGTTGCCCCGGCAGCGCAATCAAGGTTGAGCTGTACCGCGTCGAAGGCGCGCAGCTGGAACTGGTGGCCACCACCCTGACCAACAGCGACGGCCGCTGCGACGCGCCATTGTTGCAAGGCGACGACTACCGCAGTGGTGTCTACCAGCTGCAATTCAGCGCTGGCGATTATTACCGCGCCCGCGGCGTGCAATTGCCGGAGCCGGCTTTCCTGGATGTGGTGGTATTGCGCTTCGGCATCAGCGCCGAACAGGAGCACTACCATGTCCCGCTACTGATTTCGCCCTACAGCTACTCCACCTATCGCGGTAGCTAG
- a CDS encoding LysR family transcriptional regulator, which yields MKNSIQHIQAFLAVARTGSFTKAANELHLSPSALTVQVQQLEDWLGVSLLDRSPRHVSITAAGQDARGPMEKLLLDLDNIVTGSRDLAALRRGVVTIAALPSVCAGALPPALRRFRERFAGIEVRLHDLVAHRIHAQVRSGEVDFGIGVRARLSHGLAFVPVLNDRLCAFVPVDHPLTRHRQLSLEQLADQPIILTGRDSSVREQVDALFDETRLTLNAGMEANYMSTVLALVRQGLGISVLPESAADSLEGLQRITIDHPGVNREIGLITRSGMSLSPAAQRCFDRLSEELSDTTPS from the coding sequence ATGAAAAATAGCATCCAGCACATCCAAGCCTTTCTTGCCGTCGCCCGCACCGGCAGTTTCACCAAGGCCGCCAACGAGTTGCACCTGTCGCCCTCGGCGCTGACCGTGCAGGTGCAACAACTGGAAGACTGGCTCGGCGTCAGCCTGCTCGACCGCAGCCCGCGCCACGTCAGCATCACCGCTGCCGGCCAGGACGCGCGCGGGCCGATGGAAAAACTGCTGCTGGACCTGGACAACATCGTCACCGGCTCCCGCGACCTCGCCGCCCTGCGTCGCGGGGTAGTCACCATCGCCGCCCTGCCCTCAGTGTGCGCCGGCGCCCTGCCCCCGGCGTTGCGCCGCTTTCGCGAGCGCTTTGCCGGGATCGAAGTGCGCCTGCATGACCTGGTGGCCCACCGCATCCATGCCCAGGTGCGTTCCGGTGAAGTGGATTTTGGCATTGGCGTGCGCGCGCGGCTCAGCCATGGCCTGGCGTTTGTGCCGGTACTCAATGATCGGCTGTGTGCGTTTGTGCCGGTGGATCATCCCCTCACCCGCCATCGCCAGCTGAGCCTCGAACAACTGGCGGATCAGCCGATCATCCTCACCGGCCGCGACAGCAGTGTGCGTGAGCAGGTGGATGCGCTGTTCGATGAGACGCGGTTGACGCTGAACGCGGGAATGGAGGCCAACTACATGTCGACGGTGTTGGCGCTGGTGCGCCAGGGGTTGGGGATCAGTGTGTTGCCGGAGTCGGCGGCGGACAGTCTGGAGGGATTGCAGCGGATCACTATCGATCATCCTGGGGTGAATCGGGAGATCGGCTTGATTACACGGAGCGGGATGAGCTTGAGCCCCGCAGCACAGCGCTGTTTCGATAGGCTCAGCGAGGAATTATCTGACACAACACCGAGCTAA